The following are from one region of the Harpia harpyja isolate bHarHar1 chromosome 4, bHarHar1 primary haplotype, whole genome shotgun sequence genome:
- the WTAP gene encoding pre-mRNA-splicing regulator WTAP isoform X1, which translates to MTNEEPLPKKVRLSEADFKVLPRDELILRWKQYEAYVQALEGKYTDLNSNDVTGLRESEEKLKQQQQESARRENILVMRLATKEQEMQECTNQIQYLKQVQQPSVAQLRSTMVDPAINLFFLKMKGELEQTKDKLEQAQNELSAWKFTPDSQTGKKLMAKCRMLIQENQELGRQLSQGRIAQLEAELALQKKYSEELKSSQDELNDFIIQLDEEVEGMQSTILVLQQQLKETRQQLAQYQQQQSQTSNPGTSRTPSSEPTDQGEAVGKDCSRLANGPSNGSSSHQRTSGPGFYREGSGTEDDFPASPGNGNKLSNHSEDRTGRGSGSYINQLSTGYESVDSPTGSENSLTHHSNDTDSNHDPQEEKTVSMKGNRTVGSRHVQNGLDSSVNVQGSVL; encoded by the exons ATGACGAATGAAGAACCTCTCCCAAAGAAg GTTCGACTTAGTGAAGCAGATTTTAAGGTTTTACCTAGAGACGAGCTCATCCTAAG GTGGAAACAGTATGAAGCATATGTGCAAGCTCTGGAGGGCAAGTACACAGACCTTAATT CTAATGATGTGACGGGATTGAGAGAATCTGAAGAGAAGTtgaaacagcaacagcaagagtctgcccgaagagaaaatattctggtGATGAGGCTGGCAACTAAGGAACAGGAGATGCAAGAGTGTACT AATCAGATTCAGTACCTCAAGCAAGTCCAGCAGCCTAGTGTTGCCCAACTGCGATCAACAATGGTGGACCCAGCCATCAACTTGTTTTTCCTAAAAATGAAAGGTGAACTGGAACAGACTAAAGACAAACTGGAACAAGCCCAAAATGAACTGAGTGCCTGGAAATTTACGCCTGATag CCAAACAGGCAAAAAGTTAATGGCGAAGTGTCGAATGCTTATCCAGGAGAATCAAGAGCTTGGAAGGCAGCTGTCCCAAGGACGTATTGCACAGCTTGAGGCAGAGTTGGCTTTACAGAAGAAATATAGTGAGGAACTTAAAAGCAGTCAGGATG AATTGAATGACTTCATCATCCAGCTTGATGAGGAGGTAGAGGGTATGCAGAGTACCATTCTAGTTCTTCAGCAGCAGTTGAAGGAGACTCGCCAGCAGTTGGCGCAgtaccagcagcagcagtcccAGACCTCCAACCCAGGTACCAGCAGGACTCCATCTTCTGAGCCCACAGACCAGGGAGAGGCTGTGGGTAAAGACTGCAGCCGTCTGGCAAACGGACCAAGTAATGGTAGCTCCTCCCACCAGCGGACGTCTGGGCCTGGATTTTATAGGGAGGGTAGCGGCACAGAAGATGACTTCCCGGCTTCTCCAGGGAATGGTAATAAGCTGTCCAACCACTCTGAAGATAGAACTGGTAGAGGAAGTGGTAGCTACATAAACCAGCTCAGTACTGGGTATGAAAGTGTAGACTCTCCCACTGGCAGTGAAAACTCTCTCACTCACCACTCAAATGACACAGACTCCAATCATGATCCTCAAGAGGAGAAAACAGTGAGCATGAAAGGTAACAGAACTGTGGGTTCTCGTCATGTCCAGAATGGTTTGGACTCCAGTGTAAATGTGCAGGGTTCagttttgtaa
- the WTAP gene encoding pre-mRNA-splicing regulator WTAP isoform X2 gives MTNEEPLPKKVRLSEADFKVLPRDELILRWKQYEAYVQALEGKYTDLNSNDVTGLRESEEKLKQQQQESARRENILVMRLATKEQEMQECTNQIQYLKQVQQPSVAQLRSTMVDPAINLFFLKMKGELEQTKDKLEQAQNELSAWKFTPDRGLTASDYSEEMAIFEKKIFLEHVDICKIVLFEENRGRNRSLKSVAHCVYRQFGGERT, from the exons ATGACGAATGAAGAACCTCTCCCAAAGAAg GTTCGACTTAGTGAAGCAGATTTTAAGGTTTTACCTAGAGACGAGCTCATCCTAAG GTGGAAACAGTATGAAGCATATGTGCAAGCTCTGGAGGGCAAGTACACAGACCTTAATT CTAATGATGTGACGGGATTGAGAGAATCTGAAGAGAAGTtgaaacagcaacagcaagagtctgcccgaagagaaaatattctggtGATGAGGCTGGCAACTAAGGAACAGGAGATGCAAGAGTGTACT AATCAGATTCAGTACCTCAAGCAAGTCCAGCAGCCTAGTGTTGCCCAACTGCGATCAACAATGGTGGACCCAGCCATCAACTTGTTTTTCCTAAAAATGAAAGGTGAACTGGAACAGACTAAAGACAAACTGGAACAAGCCCAAAATGAACTGAGTGCCTGGAAATTTACGCCTGATag AGGCCTGACGGCGTCGGACTATTCTGAAGAAATGGCCATCTtcgaaaaaaaaatctttctagaaCATGTAGACATTTGCAAAATTGTTCTATTTGAAGAAAATAGAGGGAGAAACAGAAGTCTTAAGTCTGTGGCACACTGTGTCTACAGACAGTTTGGAGGAGAGAGAACCTAG